The genome window CTCCAAAGACCTCTGTGCTACCATTACACCATCGGACAAAACGGACGCTCAACTTCACACGAAAGCAGAATCAATCCTTCCAGCACCGCCCGACTTGTAATCGAATCGGCAATGAGATGCAAGCGGATGACTTGGCAGATTTTTGTTGCGTTGGCCGGCAAACAAAATCCGAATCCCGGGCTATCCCGGTGGGTCACATCGCCCTCATCCGACTGTCGCCGTTCTGCAGTCCCGCGCTGACATTATGTCCGCGGTGCAGATAAGGACACAGTGCCTCGAAACGGCGCAACATTGCCCGGTTCAGAAGATTAAGCGGTTCCGACGATCGTGCGACGCTTGGACACGCATACCAATCGTGGCATAACGGCCTCGTTCCCCATTAGTTGTGGCGTCGTCTCCGTCATTGATGACGGCAGGTCTCTTGCTACACAAAGCAGTGTCATCTCTAAGAGAGACCTGCTTATGAACATGAACAAGATACTGATCATCGAAGACGATGAGAGTTTCCGGGCGACCTTGGTGGCTACCCTTGAGGAGCGAGGGTTCGAGGTGTTGCAGGCCTCCAGCGGCGCGCAGGGGGTTCAAATCGCGCGAGCCCAAGAGCCCGACCTGATCCTTTGCGATGTTGAGCTGCAAGGTGTGGGCGGCAACCTCGTGCTTTACGCGGTCCGGAGAGATCCCAAGATTGCATCGTTGCCATTCGTTTTGATGTCGGGCTTTGCGGTCATGGAATCCGGACCCCAGGCGACCGAAAGGGGAGCCGACGCCTTTCTTGCAAAGCCGTTCAGCACCGACAAGCTGGCCGTCATCATCGACAAATGTTTAAACAAGCGGCAACAGCCTCACGAACAAACGGACAGAAGCCCATGTGAAACGCGGGAGGTAATCAAATCGGGTTCTTTGGGTGGCCTGTTGCGTCCTCTCAAAGATATTCTGGAAGCGACGGGTCTTATCAAGACGGCCTGTCCGCGATTGGAATTGAACGAGATCGTCGGATTGGCAACGAAGGCACACCAGGCCGCTTCCAACGTGTATCACGAAATCGAAACGTGGCTGCCTCTCGCGGAAACGGGACGGTAACGTTCGATCCAGGAGTCAACATTGGCGGAGTTGTAAAGCGCTGGGTGTTCGAAGCGATTACAACCCCACGATCGCCGTCCAGCAGTTTTCCCCGAACCGGGACTTGAACCTTTCCAGCAATTCGGCGGCGGCGTCTTGTCCTTCCACTAGCGCAAACGTCGTCGAACCGCTGCCCGACATCATCGTCGCCGTTGCTCCGTTTGATCTCAAGGACTCCTGGAACAGGGCCAGAAGCGGATACTTGTTCAGCACGGGAGCTTCGAGCGAATTGTAAAACTCCTTTGCCGCGGTTTTCAGGTCGCCAGACCGCAGCAGTGAGATGAGTTTTTGTCCCCGACCGGGACGGCTCTCCAAGGGAGCAGAACACTTCTTCAATGCCTGGTAGGCCCAGGCGGTGGAAATTCCGAAGCCTGGATGGATCAGCAAAGCGAAGACGCCCCGCAACGCCGGAAAGCAGCCCAGCGGCTCGATGTTCTCTCCTCGACCCGTGGCCAATGCCGGCCCGTTTTGAAGAAAGAACGGCACATCCGAACCAAGCGAAGTGGCGATCCGCTTCAATTGTTCAATGGTCAATGGCCCGCCGAACAACTCGTTCAGTGCGAGCAACGCATTGGCCGCATTGCCGCTTCCGCCGCCCAGCCCCGCAGCCACGGGGATTCGTTTTTGCAAATGAATCCTCACTCCTTCACCGACTTCCGCGGTCTGTAGAAACGCGGCGGCGGCCCGATAAACGAGATTCGCCGAGTCCAGTGGCAGAGACCTTTCGTTGCAGGTTAGTTCAATCCGGCTGCCGCCGCGCTTCAACTCCAGTTCATCGCACAAGGGCACTGGCTGCATCACCGTCTCGAGTTCATGAAAACCGTCGGCGCGCTTGGCCAGGACGTTCAGCAACAGGTTGATCTTGCAGGGTGATTTTCTGGTCAGCGTCATCAACAAAAAAGGCGCCAACAACGAAATGTTGGCGC of Candidatus Angelobacter sp. contains these proteins:
- a CDS encoding response regulator, with the protein product MDTHTNRGITASFPISCGVVSVIDDGRSLATQSSVISKRDLLMNMNKILIIEDDESFRATLVATLEERGFEVLQASSGAQGVQIARAQEPDLILCDVELQGVGGNLVLYAVRRDPKIASLPFVLMSGFAVMESGPQATERGADAFLAKPFSTDKLAVIIDKCLNKRQQPHEQTDRSPCETREVIKSGSLGGLLRPLKDILEATGLIKTACPRLELNEIVGLATKAHQAASNVYHEIETWLPLAETGR
- the ispE gene encoding 4-(cytidine 5'-diphospho)-2-C-methyl-D-erythritol kinase, translating into MTLTRKSPCKINLLLNVLAKRADGFHELETVMQPVPLCDELELKRGGSRIELTCNERSLPLDSANLVYRAAAAFLQTAEVGEGVRIHLQKRIPVAAGLGGGSGNAANALLALNELFGGPLTIEQLKRIATSLGSDVPFFLQNGPALATGRGENIEPLGCFPALRGVFALLIHPGFGISTAWAYQALKKCSAPLESRPGRGQKLISLLRSGDLKTAAKEFYNSLEAPVLNKYPLLALFQESLRSNGATATMMSGSGSTTFALVEGQDAAAELLERFKSRFGENCWTAIVGL